In Silurus meridionalis isolate SWU-2019-XX chromosome 23, ASM1480568v1, whole genome shotgun sequence, the genomic window TGCTCTGCACCAGTGTACCCACTATGCTGGTGCGTGTGCACCGACGCAGCGAATAATGTGTTTCCATTAATTAGGCTTTACGCCGTGCATGCGGGCACCCACTTCAAAACGGATTGCGTGACCGGGTTTTACCGCTCATTTGCACGACGTCAATCGTTTGTGTCACCATATGCTCAGTTAACCTACATTGGTACGCTTTGATTTTGTCCCTGAATGGCCCTGCTAATCAGTACGTTGTGATTGGCCTGAATACCTCTGAAGTCAGCTAGAAACGTGACGCTCCTTACCATGTTTGAAAGATTCGCTTACAGTGCAATACTGACAGGAGTTAACTTACAGGCTGTGAGTCCAAGCGAGAGATATTATGCTAATGTCGGTCTTTACTACATCACCAATCTCAGGAAGTAAACTGTTGCCTACAATCCGTGTGTTTGTTGTAGTCCAAGAAATGAGATTTACGTTGCAGAAAATAACTCCCGTCATCGTTTACTTTGGGGTCTTTATATGGCATTCACCAGCAAATTATAGTTGTTATAGTGGTTCTTTCCCCCTTCATGTAATAATCTGGTCTTTTATTTTTAGGACTTGAAATAGTTCAGTTGGAACTATTTCCTGTTACCTCTCCAACTTTTGCAGCCAGCACCTTGAACACTCCTTGCACCATACCTGTCAGAACTCAAGATACTATTTCGTCTTCATCTTCACAACTTGGCAAACCATGGCATGCAGACTTCCAGGTTAACTGGGATAGGATGCCAGCAGCAATTGCAAGAGCATTAGCAAATAAAACAAGACCATCCCCCAGCGATAGAAAAGATATGGTGAAGGCAGTGGTTGATCAGATGCTGGAACATGACTCTAACCCATCCAGAGCAATTTGTCACAATATTGTTCGAAGCATTGTAAGAAGCCATGCAAATTGTTTTGCAGATGTTGCAAAAAATGGAGACATTCTTGGAGATGGTTGTTACTCTCTTTTGCAACAAATTAAAACTCGAGTGGAATACAAAAACAGGAACAATACTCTTGTGAGACGACGCAGAGAGAGAAGGCCACAAAGTAAGGGAGCAAATGAAGGCATGATAAGAGGCCCTGTAGATCAGTATGGCTGTGTAAGGTGGAGTCCTGTAGAATTTCCTCCTGGTGAAACTGAGGCATCATTACATGCCATGAAAAGTTATCTCCTTGACATCTACTCAGAGGAAGGCATAGTTGGTGCAGAGAGAGCTGAACCTCTGATGGAGAAGACCTACGTCATCCAGCGACGCTATCTTAATAGTATGCCTGCACCAGCCATTGCAGTGGTTATGGAGAGATGGCCGTATCTCTTCTCACTAAAAGGTCCTTTATTCCTTTTCTATCTTGTACACACTTAATGACTTAAAATCTCCATAACATCAATAGTTTCATATatcaaaatacacattttacattattcCTGAGGTAACTATTACTTACTTTATGTAATTCTAAAGTGCACTTATTTCGTTGCTAAACaacattttttgtgtatttggtataataacaaaaatgtgtaaaaatgtgtttgcgTGGTTTAtggttaaaaacacattattttccACATACAATAAATTTTTGTAGCTCCAGATATTTCTGCCCCTCTCAAACGCTCTGATTTTGTACAAAGCTAATCGATCTGAAAACCGCTGTGtcatctgattggtcagctaACCGGTACGTTGTGATTGGTCTGAATACCTCTGACATCGACCGGAAATGTGACGCTCCTTACCATGTTTGAAAGATTCGCTCACAATGTAATGCTAACAGGAGTTAACTTACAGGCTGTGAGTAAAAGCAGGAGGAATTATGATAATGTTGGTCTTTACTACCTCAACGGTCCCAGGAAGTAAACTGTTGCCTACAATCTGTGTTTGTTGTAGTCCAAGAAAAGGGATTTACATTGGAGACAATAACTTGCGTCATTGTTTACTTTTGGGTTTGTACCTTTTGAATATTGTTAACATGTActaatacacacttacacaccaaaGGAAATGTAAAATTGTGAATTGGACCGTAGTTGTTCTTTACATGGTTTAAATGAGGCTTTGATTTTTAGTAATCAAATGTGGAAGTTACTCAAGGAATCTTTTCATCTGTACTTCCTAGTTTCTTGACCAATAGGCTTGCGCAATCCTCTCACTGTAACGCAACATTAAGATAATGCATAAACGTGCATAAAATGCATAATGCATAAACGTGAACAACATGAAAAGtgaaggtttcttcttcaaTGTTTACAGGTATTTTTTCACACTTCACTCTTCTAACGGATGTCCCTATCCTTATGAAGTTGCGAAAGGCCCTGGATAAGAACTACAACACCATCCTAAAGTTCTTCCAAGGAGTCAACTACCAGGGAGTGAAAGATGTTTTGGCTACTTTTGAACCAGAGGCATCAGATAAGACTGCAATCGTTCTACTTCTTCTGATGGCTTACTTCAAAGAGCCAAAGGATTCCATTGTGCTTGATGTTGATGAAAGTATATTTTCACTCTCaaattagcattattatttttggatAAATGCACTGTGCTTGTATATTGCCTTTCAAGTCTTCTGAACACACTACACTTTACCCCATTCACACAATCATCAAaactttttggtttttgtttcaCTTTGAGGAACTGCTATTTTGTCCATCTTTATATACATGTTCCTGACCTGTATGTGCATGATTTACATTGCACTGCTGCCCCATAATTGGCTGATTtaataattgcatgaataaaatgatgaagAGGTGTTCCTGGTAGTTACAGCTGAAGTGCTTGGTGagtgtacactgtacacactgagtATCTTATATCATATGTAACCCAAAGTCATGATCGCAATCTAAATTTTACCAATTGTTTACTGCCTAATCTTAGAGAAATCGATGGGGGCAATTGATGATTTTAATTGAGTGCTGCCATAGGTTCAGATTATTAACGTCTTATTTAACTATTATTCTATTGATTTATTTGCAGCCTTTTGCCAC contains:
- the si:dkey-15h8.17 gene encoding uncharacterized protein si:dkey-15h8.17 isoform X1, translated to MDEVMLKELVLSFLPGLSDETLTSLLNGLQELGVENKEDLALVQEKDIVKYIRPIQCRKLLHGFKGLEIVQLELFPVTSPTFAASTLNTPCTIPVRTQDTISSSSSQLGKPWHADFQVNWDRMPAAIARALANKTRPSPSDRKDMVKAVVDQMLEHDSNPSRAICHNIVRSIVRSHANCFADVAKNGDILGDGCYSLLQQIKTRVEYKNRNNTLVRRRRERRPQSKGANEGMIRGPVDQYGCVRWSPVEFPPGETEASLHAMKSYLLDIYSEEGIVGAERAEPLMEKTYVIQRRYLNSMPAPAIAVVMERWPYLFSLKGIFSHFTLLTDVPILMKLRKALDKNYNTILKFFQGVNYQGVKDVLATFEPEASDKTAIVLLLLMAYFKEPKDSIVLDVDPFATATDIERTVTLPSTPCLIVQGDTLTPRAWMLSLEGQVVMGPHPDFTTGLAATFASYYNFNLKYADSGSCTLEFIQRRFLGINPETGTKSKKQKGLINQQVCTLIRKLIDFEWMSV